CTGCTAGAACTTCCATTAATGTTGACTTACCAGAACTAACCATTCCTACAAGATGAAATGCACCATCTAAAGTTAAAGTTTTATCCTCGGAATCTATATCTTGTTTGTCATTATCTAGTAGGATTTCTAAATCAGTTCTTTCTAAGCGAGAATACCAACTTTTATCCCCGGGAAATTTGTCATCCATCCATCTAGCAGTTTCATATAGCTCTTTTAACTTTACACTTATAGCGGATCTTGTTTTTTTGTCAGGATAATTCAACCTATAATCTTGCGAATTTTTAAGCTGTTCCCATGATGAAGGTATTATAGCAGAGTTTAATTTGCGGTCATTCCAAAAGTAGACCTCTTTTCCTGTTTTGATCCATTGTCTATCTTCAACCTTGTGCCTCGGGCATGTTCTAATTGTAGTTTCATACAAATGAGGCCTAGTTGATAAAACACCTGGATTTTTTCTCTCTAGCATTCCTTCATCATCAATATTATAAAGTCTGATCCTATCAGTTATCTCTTTGTATTTATCAATACATTCTTCCCAAAATCTTCTAGATTTATAATTTTGCAAGTAAAACCTTAGGTTGGATATTTTTTTTCTTTGCTCGACTGTCAATTCATTATAAGAATCTGTGTTAAAGTTATATCCTGCTAATATTACCCATAGGTCTTTGCAATTTTCTTTTGGAGCAAGTTGTTCCCATAAAAATAGACCAAGCTCAATATCCAATATTCGCTTTGAGTACAAAGGTGAATTATCATCTAAAATCCTTTTAAGCTCATTAGCAGCTTTCTTTTTCCAGGAAGATATGTCTCTCATTAGTTTCCTTCCTTTCCTAGCTCTTTTACTCTTTTGATAAATTCATTATCAAAATCAAAACTTACTCCTGTTTGATTGTTACTATGATTAATAAAAATTTGTTTATAGTTTGGAAACGAATCTTTTCTATACTTTGGAACAACTATAAATGCCTTATCCCAGTAAGGTGTATCAGGTATAGTTGCGTTTTTAGCTAATAAGTATGGATTTGACCAGTCTTTTACATCTACAGCCCACACTGTTTCATCTGGGAAGGTTATACGTAGGTCATATTTATCAAAATCAGGCCAAAGTTCTATTTTTAAATTTAATTTTTGCAGTTTATTTGCTAGCTCTAATTCCCATCTACCAGGACGGGCAATAAATCGCTGAATTCCCCTTTTTAATCGTTGATACATTTTGGGGGTTTCTAAAACTTCTGGCTCTGGGTCGTTAAATTGATTAGTATAGTATGAACATAAATTACTATCACAAGCCGGTCTGTTATTTTTCCATTCAATAATCCAACCACAATTACTGCATTTATACACTTTCCCATTAAAAAAGGCAGACGCAGGTATATCTTCATAAGCTTCACTTATGTATTCTGCAGCACAACCGCTATCAGGATTGTTCTTAAAATCTATAAGCTTTTTTTTCTTGATTGTAGGGTGTTTTATAATGAATTCTCTAAATATTACATAGTCGATTGGTGCATCTTCCAAATTGCAAACATCTCTAACTTTTAAAAGCAGTCTTTGGGTTAACTCAGCCTCTATATCCCCTGTCTGGACAGCCAGTTGATTACATGTTTCAGTAGGTATACCATCTTCTAATAAAGCTTCATCACTAAATATTTTTTTATCATCTAATATCCCCCAATTTGAAATTGGTTTATGAAAAAATTCCAGCAAATCCTTAAGGTTTTCTGGAAATGAAATGCTATGATTAATACAATAAGCAGCCAACCTGTCCCAACCAACCTTAATCTCTTCAGGATATGGATAGAATTTATTTTCTTCACATAACTTAAAGTCCCATTTAACAAAACCAGTAGCTAAATAACTAATGATCTTTTCAGGAAAATCTTTGTTAAAAGCCGTAGTATCCATATAGGAGCTTTCCTTTCATAAGAATAGAATTTACTTTGCAATAATATTTTAACAATATGTTTTGCCAACTGTTTGTCAGGAAAATAGATAAACCAGGAAAAATTATAACCTGGTCTTTCGGCTACATTATTTTTATACTCATTCTAAACTATTTTAACCTTCCCTCAACAACAACTTCACCTTGCCACTGATTATAAAACCGATCATATATTGGTGTGCAGACTTCCATGTCAACCTCATATTCTTCTAGTAAGGGTAATTGGGTTTTTAAATGAGAACCTTCGAATACAGAAATAGCTACTTTTAAGCCTTTGTACTTCTTTAAAACTTCCTTATTTACTTGATACAACTTTTGCAGGTCCTGCCAACCGTTTGCTCTTCTATCTAATACAATCGCAGCTGCAGTACTTGGTGAGCTCTACGGTGTAAAAATTAAAATAAAGTTGAGATTTTTACAATTAGTGTATAAGCACTATTTAAAAAAATATTCAATGAGATTTTCTTTATATTCACTTATAATTGTACTCCCATCATGACTAATACTTTCTATTAATTCTTCTAAAGGTAGCCCCATCAATGTTATATATATTGCTTTTCCATCAGGAAGTGTTAATCTAAGAGTATCATTTTTATCTTTCTCTTTTTTCCTATTATCCTTATCTGAAGGGTAATAGATTACTGCTTTACTGAAATTACCTACCATAGAATACACAGTCAACTGATACAGGTCACTTTGACTGACTCTTATTTCATCATATAGCTTATATTTGGCATCAGCTATGAAAAGTTCTGTGTTTTCCTTATACACCTGATAATCTGGGTACATAGTACTTGCTTTTTTATTTGAAGAGTTATAATAGTAACTGCCTATACTTTTTTGATAGTAAATATCTACTTCTTTTGGAGCAACTTCTTGAAGAGCTTTTGCTATAAATCTTTCAAACAGCTGATTCATATCAATTAAAAAGGAAGGGTGTAATGATTTGGTGCTACCTTCATATTCAAACATAAGACCATTATAGATTAAATAACAAAGCTCAAAAGCCTTTTCATAATAACCTGCAAGACGGTCTTTATTTCTATTAAGTTCATCAAACATCTCTTTAGATAATAAACAATGAGATACTTCTTTTGATAACATATCTTTGACAAATTGAGTTTTATGTTTAAGTGGCGCAGAACTAATAAGCGGCAAAACCTGGTTTAAAGTAGCAAGCAAGATTCGGTTTTCTAAAATATTAATCGTTAAGTCCTCATATCTGCAGGGTAAGGCCATTGAAGCCTTGGCATATTGTCCTGCCATCCTAGAGAATTGAACCTTTCCCCTTATAAATGATACATTCTCCTCCCTTTCTCTGTATCGTTTTAGTAATCCTTTTTGGATCAAAGCTTCTATTTCCTTAATAAGACATGCTACCAGAAGGTCCGTCACCAGTCCTTCATTTAGGTTACTCTCAAGATACTTCTCATAGGTCAATATATCTTCTAATTCTAAAGTATAGGATATTAGTTTTAGAAGCTTTTTGTTGTTATTAATCTTCGGATATATTACAAGCTGAAAATTATCAAAAGATACAGTACCTATAAATGAAGTAGATTCTACTTGGATTCCACTTGAGAAGGAATTAATATAGACACTGCCTCTTTTAGCTAAGTCCATTATATGTAGTTCATCCCGGGGCGAGAGATGATACCCCGGGAAAAATTTCTTTGACCATTCTTTAATCTTTATCAACTTGATCCACCTCAGTAAAACTTTTAAGTGCATCGATTAGACGTTCTTTATTTTTGGGCAGGAAGATCTCCTGTTTGAAGGATTGGCTTTCTACATCTACAAAAGATGATCCCAAAATTCTAGATAGGCGAGAATAATCATCATAACAATACTCCTGTAGAAGTGGAAGAATCTTGTCTTTAAAACAATTGGAAAACTCTTCAATATATTTTATTGGTCTTTCTCGTTCCATGAAATATGAATGCCCGATCTGAAAGTTCCTTCCTACTTCCTTTGCAATACGGCTGTTAATCTCCTCCAAAAAACTTCCTAAATTAATTCCTTCTACTTCTTCACCTTCTAATAGCTCAGAAGTAGGCATTAGTTCAAAAAATCCAAACCTTCTTCTAAGGGCAACATCTAACAAAGCTATACTTCTATCTGCTGAGTTCATAGTACCAATGACCAAAACATTATCCGGCACATAGAAAGGTTCAGAAGACATAGGTAGTACAACGCCTACACCTTTATTATCTTCATCCCTATAACGCTTGTCCTTTTCAAGTAAGGTTATTAATTCTCCAAAGATTCGAGGAATATTTCCCCTGTTTATCTCATCGATAATCAATACAAAGGTTTTGTCTAGATTTGCCATGGCTTTTTGGCACATTTTTTTAAAAATGCCTTCCTGTAGAACAAATTCAGGGCTTCCCTTCTCCCCTGGTTTTGGCCTATATCCTTCAATGAATTCTTCATAACCAAAAGCAGGATGAAAAGTACAGAAGTAAAGATAGTTTTCAGAAGCCTGTTCCAAATCTAAGTATTGTCTTTCTGATTTTGTAAGCTCATGGTAACTTTTTTCAAAGTTATTTTGGGCAATTATTTCCCTTGCAAACTTTAGCGCATAATAAGTTTTGCCTGTACCTGGAGGTCCTACAGTATTATTTGCTTTTGCCTCCATAAGAGGCTAAATAGTTCATCGAGCTGTGGATCTTCTTCCACGGGATCTTCAGTATCGTTCTCCTCATTATCCGTTTTATCTTTTTCAGGTCCATCCTGCTGTTTTTTGCCAGGTTTAGTTTCTTTCCACTGCTTAAATATCTCTGGCAGATAAAAATTAAAATATGTGTCTGGATAGTCTTCTTCGAAACTCTGTCTAATCTGGAATAACTGTTCTTCTATGTCTTTATCTCTATCTTCTTTTGAGATACGCTCTTTAAAAGTATCTGCAATCTGTTCTTTATGTTTAGTCGATATAATGGGTTCATAATTATCTGGAAAAGCCATGTGCAAGATAGCATGTCTCATATCCCATGCCCTGTCGGATTTATTCTCTAAACTATATAATATGTCATCAAGTATTTTTTCTAATTGCTTATCATTTATCAAGCCATTTTTTTCATTTCTAAAAAACTCCATTAATTGTTTATTCATAACTCCAAACTAGCCCCATTCTCTCTCAACCAATCCTTTCTTTTTATATAATCAGGTAAAATTTTATCAACGGTATTCCAGAACGCATCCGTATGATTTTTGTATATAAAGTGAGTTAATTCATGTACCACTATATAATCAATAACTGTTATGGGGACCATTACAACTTTCCAGTGGAAGTTAACAGTACCATTGTCTGAGCATGAAGCCCAACGGTTTTTTAGTTCCATAATTTTAACACACGATGGATTAACTCCAAGCTTGTCTTTGTAATAATCCACCCTTTCTGAAATCTTCTTGTGCCCTTTTTCCCTATAAAAATCTTTAAAGATTTCTCTGGCATTGTCTACATCTTTTCTTCTCAAATAAAAGTACCCCCGGTATAATTTTAAGGGTACATCTTGGTCTTCTACTAATTTAAGGCGATAAGACCTGCCCAGGTATAAAAAACCTTCTC
The Natranaerofaba carboxydovora genome window above contains:
- a CDS encoding McrC family protein, yielding MIKIKEWSKKFFPGYHLSPRDELHIMDLAKRGSVYINSFSSGIQVESTSFIGTVSFDNFQLVIYPKINNNKKLLKLISYTLELEDILTYEKYLESNLNEGLVTDLLVACLIKEIEALIQKGLLKRYREREENVSFIRGKVQFSRMAGQYAKASMALPCRYEDLTINILENRILLATLNQVLPLISSAPLKHKTQFVKDMLSKEVSHCLLSKEMFDELNRNKDRLAGYYEKAFELCYLIYNGLMFEYEGSTKSLHPSFLIDMNQLFERFIAKALQEVAPKEVDIYYQKSIGSYYYNSSNKKASTMYPDYQVYKENTELFIADAKYKLYDEIRVSQSDLYQLTVYSMVGNFSKAVIYYPSDKDNRKKEKDKNDTLRLTLPDGKAIYITLMGLPLEELIESISHDGSTIISEYKENLIEYFFK
- a CDS encoding McrB family protein — its product is MEAKANNTVGPPGTGKTYYALKFAREIIAQNNFEKSYHELTKSERQYLDLEQASENYLYFCTFHPAFGYEEFIEGYRPKPGEKGSPEFVLQEGIFKKMCQKAMANLDKTFVLIIDEINRGNIPRIFGELITLLEKDKRYRDEDNKGVGVVLPMSSEPFYVPDNVLVIGTMNSADRSIALLDVALRRRFGFFELMPTSELLEGEEVEGINLGSFLEEINSRIAKEVGRNFQIGHSYFMERERPIKYIEEFSNCFKDKILPLLQEYCYDDYSRLSRILGSSFVDVESQSFKQEIFLPKNKERLIDALKSFTEVDQVDKD
- a CDS encoding M48 family metallopeptidase, yielding MRQYKDISYELEKRKRKTMSIYIERDGTVKVLAPEKLSIEEVEEVIEQKRYWIYSNLEEWRELNRKKRNRQFVNGEGFLYLGRSYRLKLVEDQDVPLKLYRGYFYLRRKDVDNAREIFKDFYREKGHKKISERVDYYKDKLGVNPSCVKIMELKNRWASCSDNGTVNFHWKVVMVPITVIDYIVVHELTHFIYKNHTDAFWNTVDKILPDYIKRKDWLRENGASLEL